A stretch of Usitatibacter palustris DNA encodes these proteins:
- a CDS encoding CobW family GTP-binding protein, whose product MPATPVTPITVLTGFLGSGKTTLLNHALRDAAFADTAVLVNEFGQIGIDHLLVREASENVVLLEGGCICCQVAGDVVQALRDLHFKRAEGSIPLFRRAVIETTGLADPAPLLRTLIEMPLVAARYSLAGVVTTVDADHGARTLDAHPEAVKQVAVADRVILTKTDLVDAAQVEAITARIAAMVPGVPVERAVKGVIAPERLFASGLGRPAGETPDAAGWFGRGWRSHASGVGAHDRRIRSFVWHHDGDLDWETFATGLETLLELRGDRILRLKGLVNVAGEPGPRAIHAVQHSLYPPAKLAAWPDGPDFADRHSRIVFITRDLEEAPVAQILNSFASRNPACSPPPITSSP is encoded by the coding sequence ATGCCGGCAACACCTGTCACCCCCATCACGGTCCTTACCGGTTTCCTCGGCAGCGGCAAGACCACGCTGCTCAATCACGCGCTGCGCGACGCTGCGTTCGCGGATACCGCCGTGCTCGTGAACGAGTTCGGCCAGATCGGCATCGATCACCTGCTGGTGCGCGAAGCGAGCGAGAACGTCGTTCTCCTCGAAGGAGGCTGCATCTGCTGCCAGGTCGCCGGTGACGTCGTCCAGGCACTGCGCGACCTGCACTTCAAGCGCGCCGAGGGGTCCATCCCGCTGTTCCGGCGCGCCGTGATCGAGACCACCGGGCTCGCGGACCCGGCGCCGCTGCTGCGAACCCTCATCGAGATGCCCCTCGTCGCCGCGCGCTATTCGCTCGCGGGCGTGGTCACCACGGTCGATGCCGACCACGGCGCGCGCACGCTCGATGCGCACCCGGAAGCGGTGAAGCAGGTCGCGGTCGCCGATCGCGTGATCCTCACCAAGACCGATCTCGTCGACGCCGCCCAGGTCGAGGCGATCACGGCCCGCATCGCCGCGATGGTTCCCGGCGTCCCGGTCGAGCGCGCCGTGAAGGGCGTGATCGCGCCGGAGCGCCTATTCGCGAGCGGCCTCGGCCGACCGGCCGGCGAAACGCCCGACGCGGCCGGGTGGTTCGGCCGGGGATGGCGCTCGCACGCTTCGGGTGTTGGCGCTCACGATCGCCGCATCCGCAGCTTCGTCTGGCACCATGACGGGGACCTGGACTGGGAAACGTTCGCGACGGGGCTCGAAACGCTCCTCGAGCTGCGCGGCGACCGGATCCTGCGCCTGAAGGGGCTGGTAAACGTGGCCGGGGAACCGGGGCCGCGCGCCATCCATGCCGTGCAGCACAGCCTCTATCCACCCGCGAAGCTCGCCGCCTGGCCCGACGGCCCCGATTTCGCCGACCGGCATAGCCGGATCGTTTTCATCACCCGCGACCTTGAAGAAGCGCCCGTCGCCCAGATCTTGAATTCATTCGCCTCAAGGAATCCCGCATGCAGCCCGCCGCCGATAACCTCATCCCCGTAA
- a CDS encoding DUF692 domain-containing protein, protein MSAEPCGIGLRAPHYAELLERRPALGFVEVHSENFFGEGGPALATLERFRSRYPVSLHGVGLSLGSADPLDAPHLERLAALAQRVDPFVVSEHLCWSSIDGRHANDLLPLPYTSEALEHVATRVQLVQERLGRRILVENVSSYLEFEASTIPEWEFIAEVARRTGCGILLDVNNIWVNAVNHGFDAATYLAAIPAAAIGEIHLAGHEASGDLLIDTHGERVCEQVWELYGQLIARVGARPTLVEWDTNIPALDVLLEEASHADAIARDAR, encoded by the coding sequence GTGAGCGCAGAGCCCTGCGGCATCGGGCTGCGCGCGCCGCACTACGCGGAGCTCCTCGAGCGCCGTCCGGCGCTGGGCTTCGTGGAGGTCCACAGCGAGAATTTCTTCGGCGAGGGCGGTCCGGCCCTCGCGACCCTCGAGCGGTTCCGCAGCCGCTACCCCGTCAGCCTCCACGGCGTCGGGCTCTCGCTGGGCTCGGCCGATCCGCTCGATGCGCCCCACCTCGAGCGCCTCGCGGCGCTCGCGCAGCGCGTGGATCCCTTCGTCGTGTCGGAGCACCTGTGCTGGTCGTCGATCGATGGCCGTCACGCCAACGACCTGCTGCCGCTGCCGTACACCTCCGAGGCGCTGGAGCATGTGGCCACGCGCGTGCAGCTAGTGCAGGAGCGCCTCGGCCGGCGCATCCTCGTCGAGAACGTCTCGTCGTACCTCGAGTTCGAAGCCTCCACGATTCCCGAGTGGGAGTTCATCGCGGAAGTGGCCCGGCGCACGGGCTGCGGCATCCTGCTCGACGTGAACAACATCTGGGTGAACGCGGTGAATCACGGCTTCGACGCGGCAACCTATCTCGCGGCCATTCCCGCGGCAGCGATCGGCGAGATCCACCTGGCCGGCCACGAGGCGAGTGGCGACCTGCTCATCGATACACACGGCGAGCGCGTTTGCGAGCAGGTGTGGGAGCTGTACGGCCAACTCATCGCCCGCGTTGGTGCGCGCCCCACGCTCGTCGAGTGGGACACGAACATTCCCGCGCTCGATGTCCTCCTCGAAGAGGCGAGCCACGCCGATGCGATTGCCCGTGACGCTCGCTGA
- a CDS encoding CobW family GTP-binding protein, which yields MQPAADNLIPVTILTGFLGAGKTTLLNRILTEQHGEKIAVIENEFGETGIDNEILVQDKQEQIVEMNNGCLCCTVRGDLVRILKDLRKKKRGGELKFDRVIIETTGLANPGPVAQTFFMDEDIHKNYMLDAVITVVDAKHGNKTLDEHDEARAQVGFADRILLSKTDLVAETETKDLMDRMKRMNPRAQQNKVHFGEADIKEILDIKGFNLNAILEVEPTFLTDDHHHHDDDVSSFVWKDPRPMHLEKIETFLSLMVENYGEDLLRYKGVLNIKGNERRMIFQGVHMLMGGTEGKPWAPDETRESVMVFIGRKIPRKLFEEGLAYCVA from the coding sequence ATGCAGCCCGCCGCCGATAACCTCATCCCCGTAACCATCCTCACCGGCTTCCTCGGAGCCGGGAAGACCACCCTCCTCAACCGCATCCTCACCGAGCAGCACGGCGAGAAGATCGCGGTCATCGAGAACGAGTTCGGCGAGACCGGCATCGACAACGAGATCCTCGTGCAGGACAAGCAGGAGCAGATCGTGGAGATGAACAACGGGTGCCTGTGCTGCACCGTGCGCGGCGACCTCGTGCGCATCCTCAAGGACCTGCGCAAGAAGAAGCGCGGCGGCGAACTGAAGTTCGACCGCGTGATCATCGAGACCACCGGGTTGGCAAACCCGGGACCTGTCGCCCAGACGTTCTTCATGGACGAGGACATCCACAAGAACTACATGCTCGACGCCGTGATCACCGTCGTCGATGCGAAGCACGGCAACAAGACGCTCGACGAGCACGACGAGGCGCGCGCCCAGGTGGGCTTCGCCGACCGCATCCTGCTCTCGAAGACCGACCTCGTGGCCGAAACCGAGACGAAGGACCTGATGGACCGCATGAAGCGCATGAACCCGCGCGCGCAGCAGAACAAGGTCCACTTCGGCGAGGCGGACATCAAGGAGATCCTCGACATCAAGGGCTTCAACCTCAACGCGATCCTCGAGGTCGAGCCGACGTTCCTCACCGACGATCACCACCACCATGACGACGACGTGTCGTCCTTCGTGTGGAAGGACCCGCGGCCGATGCATCTCGAGAAGATCGAGACGTTCCTCTCGCTCATGGTCGAGAACTACGGCGAGGACCTCCTGCGCTACAAGGGCGTGCTCAACATCAAGGGCAACGAGCGCCGGATGATCTTCCAGGGCGTGCACATGCTCATGGGCGGCACCGAGGGCAAGCCCTGGGCGCCCGACGAGACCCGCGAGAGCGTCATGGTGTTCATCGGCCGGAAGATCCCCCGCAAGCTCTTCGAGGAAGGCCTCGCATACTGCGTCGCGTAA
- the hslV gene encoding ATP-dependent protease subunit HslV, producing MSESPPQFHGTTIVSVRRGRQVALGGDGQVTLGNIVVKATARKVRRLYQDRILAGFAGATADAFTLFERFEAKLEKHQGNLLRSAVELAKDWRTDRILRRLEALLAVADAESSLMITGTGDVLEPERGLIAIGSGGPYAQAAAMALLDHTDLPPAEVVKRSLTIAGELCIYTNQNHVIETL from the coding sequence ATGAGCGAATCCCCTCCCCAATTCCATGGCACGACCATCGTGTCCGTGCGCCGCGGCCGCCAGGTCGCGCTGGGCGGCGACGGCCAGGTGACGCTCGGCAACATCGTCGTGAAGGCCACCGCCCGCAAGGTGCGCCGCCTGTACCAGGACAGGATCCTCGCCGGCTTCGCCGGAGCGACCGCGGATGCCTTCACCCTCTTCGAGCGCTTCGAGGCCAAGCTGGAGAAGCACCAGGGCAACCTGCTGCGCTCGGCCGTGGAGCTCGCCAAGGACTGGCGCACGGATCGCATCCTGCGCCGCCTGGAGGCCCTTCTCGCCGTGGCCGACGCGGAATCCTCGCTGATGATCACCGGCACGGGCGATGTGCTCGAGCCCGAGCGCGGGCTGATCGCGATCGGCAGCGGCGGCCCGTATGCGCAGGCCGCGGCCATGGCCCTGCTCGACCACACGGATCTGCCGCCGGCTGAAGTGGTGAAGCGCTCGCTCACCATCGCGGGCGAGCTGTGCATCTACACGAACCAGAACCACGTGATCGAGACGCTGTGA
- a CDS encoding putative DNA-binding domain-containing protein, which yields MRLPVTLAEQQREFLAAVSAAEPRALPGIRAGRATPSDRLEAYRRNVAANWRGALADTYPVVARLVGPAFFSEAAARYTEVHPSTSGDLHRFGAQFATFLAGYPHAGSVEYLADVARVEWAVHRAQFAANAAPFDLASLARVPADEHERLRFRLHPAVGLIASPHPVLAIWEANQPDRDGTPDPEEGPDFLIVTRDGIEREDEPAWRFLDALANGETLGEAAECFEANPTRLAPALREFVADGVITGFTR from the coding sequence ATGCGATTGCCCGTGACGCTCGCTGAGCAGCAGCGCGAGTTCCTCGCGGCCGTGTCGGCAGCGGAGCCGCGCGCGCTTCCCGGCATCCGCGCGGGTCGCGCGACGCCGTCCGATCGGCTCGAGGCCTATCGACGCAACGTGGCGGCCAACTGGCGTGGCGCGTTGGCGGACACCTATCCCGTGGTGGCTCGCCTCGTCGGCCCCGCGTTCTTCAGCGAGGCCGCGGCGCGGTACACCGAGGTGCATCCCTCGACGAGTGGCGACCTGCATCGCTTCGGCGCGCAGTTCGCAACCTTTCTCGCGGGCTATCCGCATGCGGGTTCTGTCGAATACCTCGCGGACGTTGCGCGCGTGGAATGGGCCGTGCATCGCGCGCAGTTCGCGGCGAACGCCGCGCCTTTCGATCTTGCGTCGCTTGCGCGAGTGCCGGCCGACGAGCACGAGCGCCTGCGCTTTCGCCTTCATCCGGCCGTGGGATTGATCGCTTCACCGCATCCGGTCCTCGCGATCTGGGAGGCGAACCAGCCTGATCGCGACGGCACGCCGGACCCCGAGGAAGGCCCGGACTTTCTCATCGTGACGCGCGATGGCATCGAGCGGGAGGACGAGCCTGCGTGGCGCTTCCTCGATGCGCTCGCGAACGGCGAAACGCTGGGAGAGGCGGCGGAATGCTTCGAAGCCAATCCCACGCGCCTGGCGCCCGCGCTGCGCGAATTCGTCGCGGATGGCGTGATCACGGGGTTCACGCGTTAG
- a CDS encoding nuclear transport factor 2 family protein has product MKTLLAACGLALAGCATVPMNPEAAHTLGAAETAFAAHSIREGMRKAFLAAFADDGVFVRGDWTVSNTDLVNRPDPPIYLDWRPVFVVAAASGELGLSTGPSRILSKTKPDTPPSFGQYVSIWRRVDGGPWKVAVDLGISHPAPDLWDQPLSANLVAAPGGRGDADGLAGMERRFTQASLASGQKAAYAQFASPAFRFYRSGSPPPTTREASLAAPGMDDQRLSWTVDRIEVARSGDFGYARGFYANAATPAEKLGVYMRAWRMEGGEWRLLLDVINPGPKPQAPAAS; this is encoded by the coding sequence ATGAAGACCCTCCTCGCCGCGTGCGGCCTGGCTCTCGCCGGCTGCGCCACCGTGCCCATGAATCCTGAAGCCGCCCACACCCTCGGCGCCGCCGAGACCGCCTTCGCCGCGCATTCGATTCGCGAAGGCATGCGCAAGGCCTTCCTCGCCGCCTTCGCCGACGATGGCGTCTTCGTACGCGGCGACTGGACCGTGAGCAACACGGACCTCGTGAACCGCCCCGATCCGCCGATCTACCTCGATTGGCGCCCCGTGTTCGTGGTCGCCGCCGCCTCGGGCGAGCTGGGCCTGTCCACCGGGCCGTCGCGGATCCTCAGCAAGACCAAGCCGGATACGCCGCCGAGCTTCGGGCAGTACGTCTCGATCTGGCGGCGGGTCGATGGCGGCCCGTGGAAGGTCGCGGTCGATCTCGGAATTTCCCATCCCGCCCCGGACCTCTGGGACCAGCCGCTGTCGGCGAACCTCGTCGCCGCTCCCGGCGGGCGGGGCGATGCGGACGGGCTCGCGGGCATGGAGCGCCGCTTCACGCAGGCGTCGCTCGCGTCGGGCCAGAAGGCGGCCTACGCGCAGTTCGCTTCGCCCGCGTTTCGCTTCTATCGCTCGGGGTCCCCGCCGCCCACCACGCGCGAGGCTTCGCTCGCCGCACCGGGCATGGACGACCAGCGCCTGTCGTGGACAGTCGATCGCATCGAGGTCGCGCGTTCGGGTGACTTCGGCTACGCGCGCGGCTTCTATGCGAATGCGGCCACGCCTGCCGAGAAGCTCGGCGTCTACATGCGCGCGTGGCGGATGGAAGGCGGCGAGTGGCGCCTGCTGCTCGACGTCATCAATCCCGGCCCGAAGCCTCAGGCGCCCGCGGCTTCGTAG
- the hslU gene encoding ATP-dependent protease ATPase subunit HslU translates to MTPQEIVHELDKYIVGQADAKRAVAIALRNRWRRSQVPLELRAEITPKNILMIGPTGVGKTEISRRLARLANAPFIKVEATKFTEVGYVGRDVDTIIRDLVEIAVKSTREQEMRKVRHRAQDSAEERVLDALLPGVPQAEGHDANSTRQRFRKMLREGKLDDKDLEIDLAQGPANMEILAPPGMEELTQQLQGMFANIGHSRRKRRTVKIREALRLITDEEAAALVNEEELRHAALQSVEQNGIVFLDEIDKIASRGELQGADVSRQGVQRDLLPLVEGTAVTTKYGMVHTDHILFIASGAFHLARPSDLIPELQGRLPIRVELQSLSVDDFERILTATDACLTRQYEALLATEGLTLAFQPDGVRRLAEIAFSVNERTENIGARRLYTVMEKLLEDVSFDAGSGSGASKVVIDAAYVDSRLAELAKSEDLSRYVL, encoded by the coding sequence ATGACGCCCCAGGAGATCGTGCACGAGCTCGACAAGTACATCGTCGGGCAGGCTGACGCCAAGCGTGCGGTGGCGATCGCGCTGCGCAACCGCTGGCGGCGCTCGCAGGTGCCCCTCGAGCTGCGCGCCGAGATCACGCCCAAGAACATCCTGATGATCGGGCCCACCGGCGTAGGCAAGACGGAGATCTCGCGCCGCCTCGCGCGGCTTGCGAACGCGCCTTTCATCAAGGTCGAGGCCACGAAGTTCACCGAGGTGGGCTACGTGGGCCGCGACGTCGACACGATCATCCGCGACCTGGTCGAGATCGCGGTGAAGTCCACGCGCGAGCAGGAGATGCGCAAGGTCCGCCATCGCGCCCAGGATTCCGCCGAGGAGCGCGTGCTCGATGCGCTGCTGCCCGGCGTGCCGCAGGCCGAAGGACACGACGCGAACTCCACGCGCCAGCGCTTCCGCAAGATGCTTCGCGAGGGCAAGCTCGACGACAAGGATCTCGAGATCGATCTCGCGCAGGGTCCTGCCAACATGGAGATCCTGGCGCCCCCCGGAATGGAGGAGCTCACCCAGCAGCTCCAGGGCATGTTCGCCAACATCGGGCACTCGCGCCGCAAGCGCCGCACCGTGAAGATCCGCGAAGCCCTGCGGCTCATCACCGACGAGGAAGCCGCCGCGCTCGTGAACGAGGAGGAGCTGCGCCACGCAGCCCTGCAATCGGTCGAGCAGAACGGCATCGTGTTCCTCGACGAGATCGACAAGATCGCCAGCCGCGGCGAGCTGCAGGGCGCGGACGTTTCGCGCCAGGGCGTGCAGCGCGACCTCCTGCCGCTGGTGGAGGGCACGGCGGTCACCACCAAGTACGGCATGGTGCACACCGACCACATCCTCTTCATCGCGAGCGGCGCGTTCCACCTCGCGCGCCCCTCCGATCTCATCCCCGAACTGCAGGGCCGGCTGCCCATCCGGGTGGAGCTCCAGAGCCTCTCGGTGGACGACTTCGAACGCATCCTCACCGCCACCGACGCGTGCCTCACGCGGCAGTACGAAGCGCTGCTGGCCACCGAAGGCCTCACGCTCGCTTTCCAGCCCGATGGCGTGCGGCGGCTCGCGGAGATCGCCTTCTCGGTGAACGAGCGCACCGAGAACATCGGCGCGCGCCGGCTCTACACCGTGATGGAGAAGCTCCTCGAGGACGTCTCCTTCGACGCGGGCAGCGGCAGCGGCGCCTCGAAGGTGGTGATCGACGCGGCTTACGTGGATTCGCGCCTCGCGGAACTCGCGAAGAGCGAGGATCTCTCCCGCTACGTCCTCTAG